The Phycodurus eques isolate BA_2022a chromosome 17, UOR_Pequ_1.1, whole genome shotgun sequence nucleotide sequence GAAATAGAAAAAAGACTTTTCGAACCGCGTGGCACCTTTTGCTTCAGCGGAGGTCTTACAGTGGTCCTACCGTGCTAAACGGCCTTTACAATATGGCACAATTGGGGCTACATATTAATCATTGCAAAACACCACAACACAGGTTCCCGACAAGCGAGAGCAGAGGGACCGATTCCACTCACTTCTGTCCCTCAGCCAGCTGCTGCATCTTGTAAGCTTCAGCCTCAGCAGGTCTCTTCACAGTGGCAATCAGCTCCTTCTCAGTTCGGTCAATCTCCTTCTCCTCAATGGTGATTTGCTTCTTCCTCTGGACCACTTCGATCTCGATCTCCTCCAGACGGATCTTCTGCTGTTCTTTGGCCGCTTGCAGCTCGTAAGCCAGCTGAGCTTCTGCTTTCTGGACAGACAGCGTGCCTTAGAACGACTTCGCCCTTTCAGTGGGTTTTACGGGGAAAAATACAGTCTTCACCTGTTATAGCGCGGTTTACCTACAGCGACCCCGGCACATTGAAGATTTTTTGCGCGAAACATATCCACTCGCCTTCTCGGGAAATCCCATTACGGCCCGGCCAGCGCGACGCTCCTGTCCACGCACTCCCTGTCACGTCAGACTTTTGACCTCACTCCTCCGCCTTATTCTCTCCGTGACGTGCGTGGATTTATTATGGCTGACAataaggcgctctaaagcggccacgcgaACCCAAAGCCCCAGTCCACACGCTGGCAGTCAAATCGGACTTTTTGAAAAGCAAAATAGAAGTCTGCAATGTATCCTCCGCAATAAACAGGGCTTTACTGTTTTCAGTCCAATCGACACAGATGAATACCTTTGTGTTGACTTCCTGGTTGAAGGCAGCTCTCTGCATTTCCAGCTCCCGCTTGGAATCGGCCATTTTCGTGTCTGCCAGGAACTTAACATCCATCATTTCTTTCTTACACTCAGcttcctgtaaaaaaaattaaataaaatggagaTGCGAGCTCTTAGAAATCAGCTCCGGGACGATGCCCTCTTACTCTGATGCCGGCGTCTCTCTCCGCCTCCGCCACGCCAATGTCAGCATCCCTCTGCACTGCAGCCGTCTGTGTTTTGCCCAGTGAGCTTAAGTACTCCACTTTGTCATACACGTCCtgaccaaaagaaaaacaaatagaagCAGTTTGTTCATACATGCGTAGAAAGGTATTGTAACGGCGCATATAATGCGCTTTAAATTGCAACCTTTGGCGTGAACCACCCCTGCCGTAAGTCTCAACGGGATTATCGAGGAAGCTAAGCTGTTACCTCGGCCTTTGCGAATTCAattattaaatgaatgaaaagatcAAGAAGAAATCTTTCTGGCCTCGCACCTTGATCGTGAAACTGAGGATCTCGATGCCCATGCGGCCGACGTCGGGTGCCGCCACTTCTCGGACCAGAGAGGCAAACTTGTCCCTGTCTTGGTAAATCTGCTCCACCGTTAAGGTACCTGTAACGTCAACGCAGGCGTcggtgtttttttgttcaaagtCTTGCTTTAATAGTCATTGACAATATGTAACGGCACGTGATCAACAGCTCAAATGGCTTCAATCTTTACTGTTCACCTCACTTGCTGGTGAGCAGACTGACCAGGCTTTATGTGGGCAACAAACTGCTTCGCACGTTTAACAGTCGGGAGACCTTGCGGGACGTAAATCTGCTCCCTCATTTGACCCCAACAACCCTAATCCAAATATCTGAGTCAATATTGGACGTTTCCCCTTCAAGCAGATACCTACCGAGGATAGCGCGCAGGTGACCTTCGAGGGTCTGCAGGATGACGCTCTTGATCTCAATGACCGACTTCCCGAGGAACTGCTCGCAGGCGTAACCGAGCAGTTCATTTTCTGTCATCACCTTTACCTGCCGTCGGTGTGGACAAACATCGTCAGCCGAGCATACACGGAACAATGAATGACCACAAAATGTTCTTAGTACACGAGTTacaaaaggttacaaaaaaaaaatacttttgctcCCAAAAATGATTGTGGTTCTAAAtggttcttgttgttgttggttgtttttctacaaATGACGACATGTATCCAGAAACAGCCACAGACAACAGCGACTGCTGGCTTTACTAATTGCATACGAGACTAACTCACCAAGGAACGAGGCCATGACCACACGTACAAAGAGCGTTCCAAGAAGACATTTTGCGCAAACAGAAGTTGCATTGAAGAAACGGGAGACTTTCCAAAAATGTGCTCTCAGTATTGCTTTTGCGTACAGCATCTCGGCTTGTGTTCTTTTGTTTAGCATGACCTCAAGCTAGCTTACGTTATATTTAACAATTGAACATATCGAATAATGTTGTTGCCTTGCATGCGTCCGTTTCATTTCACGCAATGACAGGTGCGAGTGTGCCTTTACGCACACAGCCAATTAGAAACGCTTTCATTTATGTTGTCTGCATGTAGACCAGCGCTGATTCTAAACTGATTCTGATTGGTCTATGAGAGGTGGCATCGGAATGTGCGCGACCAAGTCATCTGATGTTGCTTTTCGGGCTTCCGATTGGCCCAAACGTGCTCGAGAGCCAACTAACGTGTTTTCATGTAGCAGCAGATGTTTCAAGCCCCGTTGAGAGTGGATGCAGATCATTTGCAGTCCGCGGCGAGGAAAATACACGTGGTGCTCAAATCCGCGTACGTGTGGACATAGCCTTAGTCGACCTGGCGGACCTCGATAGGCAGATAAGTTGAATCATATTCCTTATATTTATGGGCAAGACTTATCGTACGATTCTTGTACGTATTGGTTTCTGTCGTATCATGCTCATGACCCATGCACGCGAAATTAAGGAAGGAATGGGGACATCGGTGACAGTTAAGAGCTCACTTTAATGGCAAAAAAAcaggaaggggaaaaaacaagctGGGGGTGACGCTGTACTCCGCTGGGGCTGTCAAAAGAGACAGAAAAGTGAGCTGGGTCCTTAGGCAAGTGGTCACACCGTTGGTTTGGGTAACATGCGCTCATACCAGGATTGAAGGACACACAAATGTAAGTAAGGGGTGCTCATTGTCATTCCACGGCAAAACCGAGAAAGGGTGCAAGCTGGACAACCGCACGGCGGGCCAGCTCAAAAGACTCAGCGGGAGGCGCTGTGCCGTGGCTCGACCTCAAATAAACCAGCGTGGCAAAAAGTGAGTCGAACCCACAACTGCAGACCTCTGACCTCCCCACACCCCTTTTATCAGGCTTCCTCCTGAACAGGAAAAGCTCATCCAAATCATGTCTGCACTTttccggaaatgtatttttccatGTCATGATGTCAGATCAAATATAAAGAGTTCTACTTTGTAGTTAGACTACAAATGT carries:
- the LOC133416314 gene encoding flotillin-2a isoform X2, whose translation is MTENELLGYACEQFLGKSVIEIKSVILQTLEGHLRAILGTLTVEQIYQDRDKFASLVREVAAPDVGRMGIEILSFTIKDVYDKVEYLSSLGKTQTAAVQRDADIGVAEAERDAGIREAECKKEMMDVKFLADTKMADSKRELEMQRAAFNQEVNTKKAEAQLAYELQAAKEQQKIRLEEIEIEVVQRKKQITIEEKEIDRTEKELIATVKRPAEAEAYKMQQLAEGQKIKKVLTAQAEAEKIRLLGEAEAGSIEAVGKAEAEKMRLKAEAYQQYGEAAKTALVLEALPEIASKVAAPLSRTSEIVILTGEGSRVTGEVNRLLAELPVSINALTGVDVTKIPLLQKMTGQTAI
- the LOC133416314 gene encoding flotillin-2a isoform X3 gives rise to the protein MGNCHTVGPNEALVVSGGCCGSDQKTYVVGGWAWAWWLISDIQRMSLEVMTILCRCENIETSEGVPLDVTGVAQVKVMTENELLGYACEQFLGKSVIEIKSVILQTLEGHLRAILGTLTVEQIYQDRDKFASLVREVAAPDVGRMGIEILSFTIKDVYDKVEYLSSLGKTQTAAVQRDADIGVAEAERDAGIREAECKKEMMDVKFLADTKMADSKRELEMQRAAFNQEVNTKKAEAQLAYELQAAKEQQKIRLEEIEIEVVQRKKQITIEEKEIDRTEKELIATVKRPAEAEAYKMQQLAEGQKIKKVLTAQAEAEKIRLLGEAEAGSIEAVGKAEAEKMRLKAEAYQQYGEAAKTALVLEALPEIASKVAAPLSRTSEIVILTGEGSRVTGEVNRLLAELPVSINALTGVDVTKIPLLQKMTGQTAI
- the LOC133416314 gene encoding flotillin-2a isoform X1, with the protein product MGNCHTVGPNEALVVSGGCCGSDQKTYVVGGWAWAWWLISDIQRITLEIMTLQPKCEDVETAEGVAITVTGVAQVKVMTENELLGYACEQFLGKSVIEIKSVILQTLEGHLRAILGTLTVEQIYQDRDKFASLVREVAAPDVGRMGIEILSFTIKDVYDKVEYLSSLGKTQTAAVQRDADIGVAEAERDAGIREAECKKEMMDVKFLADTKMADSKRELEMQRAAFNQEVNTKKAEAQLAYELQAAKEQQKIRLEEIEIEVVQRKKQITIEEKEIDRTEKELIATVKRPAEAEAYKMQQLAEGQKIKKVLTAQAEAEKIRLLGEAEAGSIEAVGKAEAEKMRLKAEAYQQYGEAAKTALVLEALPEIASKVAAPLSRTSEIVILTGEGSRVTGEVNRLLAELPVSINALTGVDVTKIPLLQKMTGQTAI